The following proteins come from a genomic window of Bactrocera tryoni isolate S06 chromosome 1, CSIRO_BtryS06_freeze2, whole genome shotgun sequence:
- the LOC120766986 gene encoding uncharacterized protein LOC120766986: protein MKLTPAYGFLHLLLLFGSLSVEAQNFTEPVFQNLLPKSNLPKINSTNASTKKGLNPKTCNTNSLNTFRAGKGTTTLRPIVERVFSRKKRFLLAPAKTRLKFTMQLGKKLLATYPSGFNFNIEMALYYPMITSRLDLIPKRLRPTTTPKPKPKGPTPPLIIQIPGSLIRYKGKPAAKPAKVQRIDESNRPLLWVDTKPVEPLIVPVAPAAPPTSPVSKYYTQPYKWQQWSKYGAPGYAQRYEWSPAKPWPDKQPHWLSQDTKWSKWTTTPLPWTSSKKWQKNTNKWQQWEHTQAAGDGFIQGSRWKRDTENGEEPKPLGSDDFNEADLSSVDVLEELDEIEPLYMHFPELEDHYEWKHYHNYRDRRQLYHQLHGLSNILGIDLKSCIMRAICDCKRFLLPPGYSLAQDILRVMFTFPTKTGLEDDYSRIVQADYETCDHQLKNACPFNVLSWLMGQKQS from the exons atgaaattaacgCCAGCGTACGGTTTTCTGCATTTATTGCTGCTTTTCGGTAGCCTAAGCGTGGAGGCACAAAATTTTACTGAACCAGTGTTCCAAAACTTATTACCAAAATCAAACTTGCCGAAAATAAATTCCACAAACGCGTCAACTAAGAAGGGGCTTAACCCCAAAACATGCAACACGAATTCGCTGAACACCTTCAGAGCTGGCAAAGGTACCACCACATTACGGCCGATCGTGGAGCGTGTGTTTTCACGCAAAAAACGTTTTCTTCTCGCACCAGCTAAAACTCGTCTAAAATTTACAATGCAACTTGGTAAGAAATTGCTAGCGACCTATCCTAGTggtttcaatttcaatatagAAATGGCTCTTTATTATCCCATGATTACTAGTCGCCTCGATCTAATACCGAAACGTTTACGTCCGACGACTACGCCGAAACCTAAACCGAAGGGTCCCACGCCGCCGCTTATAATACAAATTCCGGGTTCGTTAATAAGGTACAAAGGCAAACCAGCTGCAAAACCGGCGAAAGTGCAACGTATCGACGAGTCGAATCGGCCATTGTTGTGGGTGGATACGAAGCCTGTGGAACCTTTAATAGTGCCAGTAGCGCCTGCAGCGCCACCAACCTCACCTGTTTCGAAATACTACACACAGCCATATAAGTGGCAGCAATGGTCCAAGTATGGCGCACCTGGTTATGCGCAGCGTTATGAGTGGTCACCCGCAAAGCCATGGCCCGACAAGCAGCCCCATTGGTTGTCTCAAGACACGAAGTGGAGTAAATGGACAACTACGCCGCTGCCATGGACGTCAAGcaagaaatggcagaaaaacACCAATAAGTGGCAACAATGGGAGCATACGCAAGCTGCGGGAGACGGGTTCATCCAAGGCAGTCGCTGGAAACGTGATACGGAAAATGGCGAAGAACCTAAACCGCTGGGAAGTGATGATTTTAATGAAGCCGATCTGAGCTCTGTTGATGTTTTAGAGGAGTTGGATGAAATAGAACCGTTATATATGCATTTTCCTGAACTAGAAGATCATTATGAGTGGAAGCATTATCATAATTATCGCGATCGCAGACAACTGTATCATCAGCTGCACGGTTTGAGCAATAT ccTCGGTATAGACTTGAAGTCCTGTATTATGCGCGCAATCTGCGATTGCAAACGATTTTTGCTGCCACCAGGATACTCATTAGCGCAGGATATACTCCGTGTAATGTTTac ATTTCCAACAAAAACTGGCCTAGAAGACGATTACAGTCGCATTGTGCAAGCCGATTACGAAACATGTGATCACCAATTAAAGAATGCGTGTCCGTTTAATGTGCTCTCATGGCTAATGGGACAGAAACAGAGCTAA
- the LOC120766328 gene encoding uncharacterized protein LOC120766328, which translates to MSWKGIYVILIALLLDRTNGLIYPNQSTSLGLVHSVSYPVVEYLPERSILIDWCFQMSYNLPGSVSAFYNIPIWPGIQNPKPRDKRSVDSDNDSLEVQKHLQWLDKYDRKINVNQHPMDLTAGELYQGIEDYFSSFGVHETCLLRSVCELAQHPFDDDHHTILTELLTFILTPSLHQGFTKHEKVYREAYEAAELHGFLGENCTALYSECEKDILSVVTKIILIND; encoded by the exons ATGTCTTGGAAAGGGATTTATGTGATACTCATTGCATTACTGCTCGACCGCACGAATGGTTTGATTTATCCAAACCAGTCGACCTCTTTAGGT CTTGTTCACTCCGTTTCTTATCCGGTTGTGGAGTACCTTCCTGAGCGTAGCATACTCATTGATTGGTGCTTTCAAATGTCCTATAATTTACCGGGTTCAGTTTCGGCTTTTTATAACATACCAATTTGGCCGGGAATACAAAATCCGAAACCGCGAGATAAACGTAGTGTGGACAGCGATAATGATAGTCTGGAAGTGCAAAAACATTTGCAGTGGTTAGATAAATATGATcgcaaaataaatgtaaatcaGCACCCGATGGACTTAACGGCTGGAGAGCTCTATCAGGGCATTGAGGATTACTTTTCCAG CTTCGGCGTACATGAAACCTGTCTTCTACGCAGCGTTTGCGAGCTAGCACAGCATCCATTTGACGATGACCATCATACAATTCTCACGGAGCTATTGACATTTATACTGAC gCCATCTCTGCATCAAGGTTTCACCAAACACGAAAAAGTTTACCGGGAGGCGTACGAAGCTGCCGAACTACATGGGTTTTTAGGTGAAAATTGTACCGCTCTATATTCCGAATGCGAAAAAGATATATTAAGTGTTgtaactaaaattatattaataaatgatTGA
- the LOC120766993 gene encoding uncharacterized protein LOC120766993, translated as MLSRYFVIKIYTFASFFFKSFHIAATYLLHPNNSWVQITSSISYPIIGLPMHRSFYFDWGFQMNYDFPYNLASFYNAPIWKLAKRDVNNDGPRDPRDFSKLNFHEVETLEYDGLFKNWLDTSKDRHFFDFTAGELYNSLESLIESYGFHRSCLLQSVCDIAQYPFVAEEKHVLGDLITFVLTPSWHLGFVASEDAQRKAYETAEWSGIRGLNCRRLYPACRRNFLRTITKVILDNS; from the exons ATGTTGTCGCGCTATTTTGTCATCAAAATTTACACCTTCGCgagcttttttttcaaaagcttcCACATAGCTGCAACATACTTGCTACATCCAAACAACAGCTGGGTGCAG atAACAAGCTCCATATCCTATCCGATTATTGGTTTACCAATGCACCGCTCTTTTTACTTCGATTGGGGCTTTCAAATGAACTACGACTTTCCTTACAACCTCGCTTCTTTCTACAATGCGCCAATTTGGAAGTTAGCGAAACGTGATGTGAACAACGATGGACCCCGAGACCCTCGAGACTTTAGTAAACTGAACTTCCACGAAGTGGAAACACTGGAGTACGATGGACTGTTCAAAAATTGGTTGGATACGTCCAAAGACAGACATTTCTTCGATTTCACTGCTGGCGAATTATATAACTCACTGGAGAGCTTAATAGAAAG CTATGGTTTTCACCGCAGTTGCTTACTGCAGAGCGTATGTGACATCGCTCAGTATCCATTTGTTGCAGAAGAAAAACACGTTTTAGGAGACTTGATTACTTTTGTCCTcac GCCCTCATGGCATTTGGGTTTCGTTGCAAGCGAGGACGCGCAACGAAAAGCTTACGAGACAGCAGAATGGAGTGGCATACGTGGTTTAAATTGTAGGAGACTCTATCCAGCTTGCAGAAGAAATTTTCTGCGCACGATCACAAAAGTGATTCTCGATAATAGTTga